TTCTCAAAGTAAGGCCATTGATTCAGTGCATAATTTATAGCTTCATAAGCCTTAGATTTAGGAACCGTAAGGGGCTTGGTCTCTTTTAGCCATGACAAAAAAGCATCCATCACTGGCTTTAATAGCGTGAGGCGCTTGTTGTGACGCTCTTCTGGTGTGGCGTCCTTGTATTTCTTTTCGATATGGAACAGGTAGTCGCAATACTCTAGTCCTTTGAAGCAAACGGTCTTCTTTTGCTCCTCTGGACTTAATGCCTTGATGGCATCCGTAAATTTGCGCTTAATATGGGCGAGGCAACCAACTACAGTAATTCCAGGTTGCAGACGATGATAAACCTCGTACCCATCGGTATGCAAATAACCGGCATAGTCCTTAAGGAACTCCTTAGCCGATTCCGAAGCCCGGCTTTCATGGAATTCATAGTAGATAATCGGATCGTCATGCTCTCCGCTGCAGTAAACCCAGATATAGCATTTCTTCTTAGCGTCTCTGCCATTCTGCTGCACAACGCGGGTCCAGGTTTCATCGGCATGTAAGACATCTTTGCTCAGAAGGGTACTTCTCATATGGGTGTAGATCCTTGAAAAGTATTCCTCCGAACATTGGAGTATCCAGTTGCTCATGTTTTGTCTGGAGATTCGGACGCTGTCCATCCGGTCAAATTCTCTCTCAATCCGGGCCAGGGGCATCGCATTAGTGTATTTACTGTTGATAATGCCAGCGATCAGTTCTGGTGTAGCAAAACTTCCAGGAATCGGTAAATTGGGCATATCGGCACGAACGAAGGGAATTTTATCACCTTCGCCTTGGTTTTTTTCGCACGCACGGCAAGTATAGACATGACGGCGGTGTTCCTCAACTTCGAAATGGGCTGGTACAAGTTTCAATGTTTTTGTAACTTCAACCTTCATATCATGCAAAGGGCTGTCACATACTGGGCAGACCTGCTGTTCAGCCGGAAGTTCATGTTCAATGACGGTGACCTTTAAATCTTTGAAATCCTGCTCACGTTTACCCTTTTGTTTGGGTTTTCTCGGGGTCTTCGCCGTCGCTTCTTCAAAAGTAGGTTCCGGCTTCCTTAAAGCAGTGGCTTCGGCTTCGTTGAAAAAGCAAAGCTGCTCCTGGCCTTCGGGATAGGGTACGGAATCGCCGCTGGAACCATACTTCTTATGAGTATT
The Peptococcaceae bacterium 1198_IL3148 genome window above contains:
- a CDS encoding IS66 family transposase, whose product is MNYEINLPQKQQLNYKEMSQEELAAHCERQDLAIAELTQNVNRLIEMIRLNTHKKYGSSGDSVPYPEGQEQLCFFNEAEATALRKPEPTFEEATAKTPRKPKQKGKREQDFKDLKVTVIEHELPAEQQVCPVCDSPLHDMKVEVTKTLKLVPAHFEVEEHRRHVYTCRACEKNQGEGDKIPFVRADMPNLPIPGSFATPELIAGIINSKYTNAMPLARIEREFDRMDSVRISRQNMSNWILQCSEEYFSRIYTHMRSTLLSKDVLHADETWTRVVQQNGRDAKKKCYIWVYCSGEHDDPIIYYEFHESRASESAKEFLKDYAGYLHTDGYEVYHRLQPGITVVGCLAHIKRKFTDAIKALSPEEQKKTVCFKGLEYCDYLFHIEKKYKDATPEERHNKRLTLLKPVMDAFLSWLKETKPLTVPKSKAYEAINYALNQWPYFENVLLDGRLELTNNLVERSIRPFTIGRKNWVTMKTDRGAHDSSIVYSIIQTALANNLKVYEYLVYLLKQMPNTDFIQHPEQIEKFVPWSKELPDNCYKTKN